In Euphorbia lathyris chromosome 2, ddEupLath1.1, whole genome shotgun sequence, the sequence CCGATAGCACTTAATGAGGCTCCCTCCCGTCTAGAGCCGGACACCCCTGTGGGTGCGACCAACATCTCTTTGACAAGAGTGGAAGTTGACTGATGATCCACCATAATTCGGCACCAAATTAATTTTACAATCGAATGGAAATGAAGATTGCTTGCTACTCCACACTCACTGCACCAAATAATAGAGACGTGATATCACCATGGTTGCTCTGTTGTACCTTACACCTCTTGTGACGAGAGCTATCCCTGAAAACACTAATGTCCTAGTTAGATAAGTAGAtgaagggaaagtaattagagAGGAAAAGTCAAAGAGAGAGCAATTAGACCTCTATTCATGGTGTTATGTGTTCCTTACACAGGGATTATGATATGGGTCAGGCCTTCTCTTTAGTGAGTGCTTTGGTTGTTGGGCCTTGTTCTTTGTCCTGTTGGATTTGGCTCATATACCTTATTAAGAAAAGGAAaggtttaattttagatttaGGATTTTCTATCTTtcattttcttaacttttagttTTAAGTGTTTTACTTTTTCATTTTAGGTTTCTTTTTTATGGGAAAATTAAAAAAGCATGGTCATCTTAATTTCTGGTTGGACCACCAAGATTTGACTTCGATTTAGTCTGATCCATTGAAAATTAAGAAAACCAGTGAAACCTAGACTGGAAATTTGACCGATTTCCGATTCGATCGGTTGAACCAGTCCGGATGTTAACCGGATCTGATAACATTGGTTATGAAATTATTAATATTGTATTACTATGTAATACAAATTACAGTACAACTAAACACATGTATTTACGCTGACACCTTATGGCCCTATTTGGTAAAGaacgttttgggataaaaagagcggttttgaccaactttagcggtttgaccactgaaaccgctgattggagtatttggtggagagaggtttggggaGAGAGTTTtcggatgaaaacgctaatttagaaaaagctccttttatgagctttttcaattagcgttttgcaatattaatctttaaccctaatagatagactcctcctctaatattaaaaaaagaaatgcctttattcgtctttttgcacaaaccgctattatcaatcagctaatttttaccaaacagctagtcaaatcagctaatgtaatccgCTAACAGTTAATTCCCAAACAAGACCTATATGTATCTTAATCCTAATCTATTATATTGATATCCACATGTATATTAATCTCTATATAATCCATAAATTCATAAGACGACAAATAAACAAATGAATTTGAAGTCTGTTGaaattttatctaaaaaatcAAATGATGAAATATGTATGcatattttatgtttatttgattGTATATGATCAAACATTTTATCTAATTTGGATTAAAAACTTAAAGTTAGTTAATGGATAGGAGTTGATCTATTTTTCAGTTAAAAAAGAGTTTCATTGTGCTTTTTCATGATAGAGGTGAGAAAAAGGTAAGGTTTTGGGTATGGAAGATGAGTGAAGGGAGTAGAGAGTGATACAAATAGACTTACCCTGTTAATTGAATTAataaaggaacaaaaatatcattttagGGAAACATAGATACATACTAGAATGTCAAAGCCAAACAGACAAATCAACTAAAAGAGTGCAAACCAAAGTAAGATAGTGAATAATGCAAGTTGAGTTGAGCCAATCCAAGCCAGTTGAACCATAAACAGCACATCAGGGGTCCAAAACTCCATCTGAAAAACATAACATTTCAgtcatatatattttcattcCCATAACTAAACTAATACCAATTGTTCAACCAACTAACAACTCAAGGTTTATATGATTTTGTCCCCTTAAAACATTGATTCATATTGAAATCACATCACCCAATCATCAAATCAATCCAATGCTTTAAAGACGGTCCTTATAAACTAACCCTAACCCATTGGATCATTTTTTAAAGTTCAAAATCTTCCAACATTCCCAAGCTAGGAAATCATTTCagaaataaatacaaaataaagaGTGAATAGAAATACCGATGAATAGTTGAATCAATGGTAAAGGGGCAAATCGGTCCAAGCCCCAGAGACATGGCCATTCTCACAGACATAGGCTCGAACAACTGGCTCACCGTCTTCATGGTAACCAAAAAACCTCCTCAAACAAAACGCCGCCTGCAGATCCCAGGTTTCATTACATCCACAGAAGGCGCAATTCAGATCAAGCTTGCTCCTGTTTCCATCGTTTATCGCCCTCCAAACCCTTGTCCGCTTAAAATTCTTGAAAATTCCCCTGAATAACATGTAATTCCGCTTCTCTTCCATGTGAACGCACCCAGGCCAATCAGAAATGTACAAGCAGTCCCCGCGAAATCGGCTTGCTAACAGCTTATTTCCTTGTTCTCGCCTCAAATTCCAAATCCCGGACGCTAAATGAGACCTCATGCATCGATTTCGCTCCCTCCTCTTACAATTTTCTGTCTCCTCGACTTCCACCGCGCCTACATCAGCGATCCCCCCTTGTGATTCAGATACATCGTACAATGTATCGTAATAAAGATCATCGTATAGCGACCAGGTGGCACTGGAATTTCCGTCGCAACTTGTAGAAGAAGACGGTGGAAGAGTTTTGGCCGATTTGTGGTAATTAACATTGGGACCGAGCTCGCGTTCGAGACCGAAATCAGAGTATTCAAGAAGAACGCCAGCGTGGAGGAGACCAGGGCAGCAAACGGCAAGCTTGTACAGAGCGGACCAGCCACCAGGAACAACACCGTCAGAGTCAGAAAGGAGATCGTAGAGGACGTAAGGCATACTATTGTGACATTTAGCTTTGAAACAAATATTGTGGATCAAAGATGAGAATTTAGTACAAACAGAAGCGAGACGAGCCCAGTTGCGTGGGTCATCTTCAagcttgaagaaaatagtgAGAACAACATCGTCGGAAAGCTTTGAGAAAACTGTTGCATCTGTCATTTTTTCCTCCTCAGTGGATCGATAATCTCAATTTTCATTTATCAAGCTAGGTCACAACTCTGACGTCTTGTCTTGCCTTTATAAGAGAGGCAGTGGTTGTGGTGCGGCCTCGTATTCAGTGGCCAAAGTGAATGAACACAAATAATCAGGTGGCCGAATTGTAAATACATTTGTCAGTCTAATGGCTTAGATTTCATatacaaaataacatcaatataaatatacaaaataacatcaatataaatataaaacgTTAACGTTTTATTGTCAATATCTAAATTGGTAATCTTTTTTAAACACTAAACATGTATTAATGCAATGCTATTTAGCACATAcaacctcaaaaaaaaaaaaaaaaaactttggtTTATTGTCTTGCGATACAACCACCCACCCTGCAGTTTAATCAATGATAATAACTTAAAAGTATCATAAGATTCCTCTACTActgtgatatttttttaataaaacatattaattgaaaaccattctatttttttcaaagttggtaaaataattaaattaatagaattttaaattttcagtAAACTCAAGAAATAAAGCCATATTATAAGAAGTGTGGCATAACTTGAGGTGTCTTCTGACAAATTGGATTGAACGAACCATAACAACTTGATAATGAATAAAGAAGAAACTGATAGGGTCGATGAATGTGATGATGGGACTAAAATGGGATTTTGAATTTAGTGGAGGCAAACAGGAGAGAGAGGAGCTACCACCACAAAACACCATTATTGATGGATGGATGGATGGATGGATGGATGGATTGAACACCTCTCACTCTTAATCCTAGTAAACTTCCCACCAcctgaataataataataataataataataatagaaatagAAATGCACAAGTTTTGGGTTTATAACTAGTCCTcccaaaatatttataaattcgatacAAGTAAACATTAACAGAGATTCATGGCCACTCAAATCCTCCATCAAAACAAGTTATCAATTCAAAACACATCAATCCTACTACACTTGGTCCAAGGTGCCACAAAAATACAGTTCATCATTCTCACTTCATGCCTATCCAGCCTTCCTTGCTCCATGTAATCAGTCTTCTTACCTGTCGCACATCAATGAGAACAATGTCACTAACAAGACTAACAACCAAAACAAGTAACAATTAGTTAGATGAGATAGCAGACCGGGATAAGCTCTTGCTCCTACTTCTGCTACCACTAGGGCTCCTACTCATGCTCCTTTtctttggacttggacttgtGCGCTTCTGACGCTGCTGCTGCTGCAAACAACAACGTTAACAACTGCCAGAGGAGACTTATTTTGTCCCAGGGACCACCCCCATTCAGAAATTTTGTAAAGTGGAGCTAAAAAAACATAGTTGGATTATCACACCCTTTCGGTTCCATTTTCCAGGCCTAGGTTTTTTTCAATTACCCAACTCCATTATGCACACACTTTCCAAAGATCCAATAAGGCTAAAAACAAAATTCTGTCACATTCAACAATTTTGCCTACACCTACATGATAATAAAACTTACAGATGGAGGTGGAGATCTTGATCTTGAATGTGATCTGCAAAAGTTCCAGAAACAACCCAAATTTAAAATCCACACGTTCCTTAACAACTCTCATCCAAGAGCCTTGATGCCCCTTCCACTTCAGagttaccaaaatccaaagggATACAAGAAGAACAAAAAAGACAAATCTTTAGCAActcaaaagaaaacaaaataaatgtgATCCAAGCCATAAAAATCCCACCCAAACAGAATGCCTATGTAAATAAATCTTaattaaaaaaccaaaatcATAACATGTTGTTAAGACACTAATGGACAGGAAAGAAGCAAGCTTCCTTACTGTACCACAAAATCCATAATAAGTGCAGCTAGCAGGTCCTATTAGCCGGGCAACTGTTGGAGTAGAAAATGATATTGACAGTTTCTACCGCTCATTGCATTGACTTCCAGATCCACTAGCAGTTAGCTCATAGAAATCCGGCTTTACTATTGCAATCCATAATCTCCTTTGATCCCAATCTAGCACTCATGCACATTTGCCATGCTAAATACATTAGATAATAGACACCATAAGGGTTTCCAAAGCTGCCCATTGAAAAACAGCATACCTCCACAACCAAAAAAGATGCAGGAACTGTACCATATCCCATCAAGATCCTACTATCCAATCCCCAGTTTGCTGCATTTATCAAACAAGGTAATTTTCATACAACAAAATgaatgagaaagaaaatgttttgAAAATCCGAAACTGCTTTGTTTCAGTTACCCCAACCACTGAATGCAACAAACACACAAAAAAGGCATTTCTCCATTACAAAttaagaaagaaatttgaatttgaaaataaCTGAAAATTACCAGGTTACTgcattttaagaattaaagtgaCTATAATTTCTACAAATAAGTCCAGCTAAATCACCTTGACAGAAACACTCATGGCAACCACCAGTTCACACTATTATACTATGACACTGTAGAATTCCAAAATCAAACAGAGGCAGTCAGGAAACAATAGTGTCAGGCCAAGACTACGGAAATAACAGTTCAAGTCAAGTATTAGAACCAAAACCACAAGGTAAAGTAACTTAAAACCATCTAAACCAAAAACTTCTACTCAGAAGAAAAAAACAACTACAAGAAGAAAACTATAGTTTTCATTAACTGAAGCCCCAGTGACCCCTTTACCAATAAAATCTCATTATAAAATTGGACCAGGTCATTCAAATACAACACTATTCAATTAAAGTTCTCACATCTGCATCTGCAGACCAGAAAATACAGCCAATGGCAATATATCATATATCCACACATGACAACAATTCGCAAACAAATCATCCATGTCAATATAAAAATCATAGATGTTTCTTTTAACAATATTCAGCACCTCGTTACACATATTAAGACATTAAgaagaaaagtaaaaaatacCTTGACAAAGAACGTGGTTTTGACCCTGAGCGTGAACGAGAAGCAGATCTGGATCTTGACCTTACAGGCGAGCGGCGAGAAGATTTGGTTTTAGGAGATTTGCTGCATTGCATGATAAGGTCAATAAATAATTAGAGATCAAACAACTTTACTGTAGGTAAGAATGATCTAAACCTCCGGCTTCTGCTCCGACTGGAACTTCGGCCACGACTGTAGCTGCGACTCTCACTACGACCTCTTGAACGAGACCGACCACGACTAGGGCTCCTAGAGAAGTCCCGCTTGGAATCATATTCCTTCACCTATAAGCGAAAGGATCATTTATCAATGAAATGTGAATATACATGTGGGGGGGATGTAGGCAAAAACATGTCAAAATGAGAAGAGGAGCCCGTCATACACGAACATATGCCCTCGAAAATGCATTTCGAAACTCAGTGTCATCAAGTTTCTTGATCTGAGAAGAAAACGAACAAAAATACAAGGAAATGAAATGTAAGATTAACTCAAATGTCATTAAATTGGAGAATAAAAAGAGCTGAAATAACTTACTGCATGCTTCATGTCTTCATAGTTAGTATAATCCACAATCCCTGTAGTGCCTAAAGAAAGAAATATATGATAACATACAATGGCACGAAGAGTTCTTTTAAAAAATAGCACACTACATAATACCCACttcaattaatataaaaagGTGAAAAAATGATTAACTTGGATGCAAAAAGTTACTGCCAGTAAAATGTCATGTTCATTAAGCTCTTGGACATCAACAGGTAAACAAGTTCATCTATCACAacataattataataaagaaaacaaggaggatttttaaaaataaaagcagTAACCGCAAAATCAGCAGTAAATACCACCCATGGGAACACCCATGGACGCAAACATCAAGCCACAAGGATAAACAAGAAAAAACAAGAGCGGAAAAAGACTTGAGTATCTCACCACTGCCATCACGGAAAACTTGAGAGAAACAGACATCACCAGCACGTCGCATGTGATCCTGAAGAGGAATAAATAGGCAAGGCAATTTTAAATTACAATAACTCAGAAACTCAGACTTCAGAAATAGTCAACATGCATACATTAGAACACACGGAGTTGCAccaaataaaatacaaaatcaaACTAGGAAGGAAAAGATTTAGCCACCTTAAGGTCTTGCCATGAAGCAGAAGAGGGTAACCCAGTGACCAAAACTGcaagataaaataataattcagGATAGAAATGATACACATGCAATAATATGCCTTTCATTATAAAGGGCCAACGATGCAAGTTGTATGACATGTAATACACACCACGGTACTCAGAGCGCCTGGAGACTCCTCTTCCACGCCCACTACTGTGACTACTTTGACGATCTGAAGAAGGATATCCTCGTCCACCATGAGCAAGCTCCACCTATTTTAAGTCCATAATGTATGAGATCTATAAGTGCCACAGCACCATATCATGAACAGATATAAATTACAACATTCCAGAAAACAACTAACACGTAAACGATGCCCATCAAAATCATATCCATCTCGGCCACGAATTGCATCCTCAGCATCTCGAGCCTCTTCAAACTGCACAGAAAATCAACAGAGTCAAAGCACGTGAAATAACAGGGAAATAAGAAGAATCAGTATGCATAACTCACCTCAACAAACGCATAACCAGGTGGCCTCGGTGGAATCTTGAGATCAATGTGCGCTATAGGTCCATACTGCAAACACGAAGAGACATTCAAAGACCACAAAAGGCAGCAATCTTAcattacacaaaaaaaaaaaaaaaaaaaaaaaaacttgttcaGAAATAatcactcatatatatatagacacaCACACACACCATTCTTACACACCTACAAGAAAATCAAGATAATAATACTATTTTTCCTAGAGCAAACAAAGTTAAAAAATTATAGAATCGCCCAATCAACAAGTCCCAGTTGAATCATAACAACCACCTATTTCTTAAGGTTATATCTAAATGGCTGTTCATTACATTGGCACATTCATTAAATCTAGATGGTGAGGCTACTGTAAACATTAATATGCACGCTTAAGTTTCAGCAATGGCTCGATGACTCCCATGACTCTATATTTTAAAAGCAACTCAAGAAAACATCGAACCTATCAACAATAGAGACTCTGGAAAACCAAAAACAATCATACTTTTGACGTTTGGCAATGGCCATAAAACAGGGTAGAAATCATAAGCCATGACAACAACAGAAGACGTATAACCTTGTAAAACAAATCTTCTACTTCTCTCTCGCGAATATCTCCAGGCAGATTCCCAACATAAAGAGTCCTGCTAGCGCGGCTACTCATTTTCCTGAAATAATCAATACATTCCACATGCAACAATTTCCAATTTAACAATCTTTACACGCTTCCAAACAGAAAATCCGCATATCGTACTAATAAATTCATCATCAATCGACTATATATTAACAAGAAGATTAATTAGCTTAGTCGTAGAATATCTACGATAATTTTTACGAAATTAAAACAACACATTCAAACCTCGATGATTTCACCGATTTCCAGCAAAACCAAAGACGGTTAGGTATCTTTTCTCAGAAGTGATAGATAAAGATCATACCTTTGGATGAGTAGAAGCTTTGGGTCGGGGAGATAACTTCGAAAACTAGGGTTTTGAGATTGGAAGAGAGTAAGGTcagtaaataataattatttgataaatataATGTGTTGCCCTATCTACGGTTTCAAATTGCGCTCTCTTTGCGTTAGCACAATCAGCACTGTAACTTCAACTGATGGTTAATAGCAATGTTTTAAAAAGTGGCCCCAATTTCACACTTCCAACTCCGAAAAAAGACATAACCGTCCTTTagccaaaaattgaaaattccaaaccctcccaaactctctcaaatacATTTTGTTCCGAAATCAAAGGCAACACGTTTGATGGAGAGCAATCCGCTATCACCGGGAAGAGACGAGAATGACGTTGTCCCTGAAGTCGAGGTATTTTTCTGATTGAACTTCCAttgatttctgtaattttttgcaaaaaaaaatcgaTGTTACGGacctcgggcgtgtgagcatcacgcctcactGGGGCGTTTGAATATTAcgtcccaccatgtggtggggtgtgatgttcatacgccccaccatgaggtgggacgtgatgttcatacgccccaccacatggtgaggcgtgatgctcatacgccccaccacatggtgaggcgtgattttCGCACGCCCGAGCTTATTTTTTACGAATTTTCGGGTTTAGACACTGAAACGTTGTAGAAATGTCGCGTAttggaatgtaatgttcgttatttatcatttgcATGAGGTTTCGTTTGAAGATTTTGGCGGAAACGGCATTGATTACAGTTcgcagttttttcccaaacaaacgttTGAAACATATCATtaagctgttaactgggcaaaacagacggcaattGGGATCGGCTTCGAGTTAACCACAGCGTCGCACAAGATAGGGGGCAAGTCAaaatggatattggttaaatgtgctcgtggtaTTAAGAATTATCGAAGGAAAAAGGGATATGGATATGGAGGAAATAGTACGGAGGGATACAAAAAACAAAGTACAGTGGTTGCAAATTCCAAATAAAGGTTCTGGAAATCGCTGAATTaggcggttgggtggtgaatgggattgcTGGAGATAGAGGACATCACTGTCATCAATTGGTTGTATATCATCAGGCctacagacagatgagcggactaagcccggGTTCCAAAAAATT encodes:
- the LOC136218423 gene encoding phytochrome A-associated F-box protein: MTDATVFSKLSDDVVLTIFFKLEDDPRNWARLASVCTKFSSLIHNICFKAKCHNSMPYVLYDLLSDSDGVVPGGWSALYKLAVCCPGLLHAGVLLEYSDFGLERELGPNVNYHKSAKTLPPSSSTSCDGNSSATWSLYDDLYYDTLYDVSESQGGIADVGAVEVEETENCKRRERNRCMRSHLASGIWNLRREQGNKLLASRFRGDCLYISDWPGCVHMEEKRNYMLFRGIFKNFKRTRVWRAINDGNRSKLDLNCAFCGCNETWDLQAAFCLRRFFGYHEDGEPVVRAYVCENGHVSGAWTDLPLYH
- the LOC136218424 gene encoding serine/arginine-rich-splicing factor SR34-like isoform X1; this encodes MSSRASRTLYVGNLPGDIREREVEDLFYKYGPIAHIDLKIPPRPPGYAFVEFEEARDAEDAIRGRDGYDFDGHRLRVELAHGGRGYPSSDRQSSHSSGRGRGVSRRSEYRVLVTGLPSSASWQDLKDHMRRAGDVCFSQVFRDGSGTTGIVDYTNYEDMKHAIKKLDDTEFRNAFSRAYVRVKEYDSKRDFSRSPSRGRSRSRGRSESRSYSRGRSSSRSRSRSKSPKTKSSRRSPVRSRSRSASRSRSGSKPRSLSRSHSRSRSPPPSQQQRQKRTSPSPKKRSMSRSPSGSRSRSKSLSR
- the LOC136218424 gene encoding serine/arginine-rich-splicing factor SR34-like isoform X2, whose protein sequence is MSSRASRTLYVGNLPGDIREREVEDLFYKYGPIAHIDLKIPPRPPGYAFVEFEEARDAEDAIRGRDGYDFDGHRLRVELAHGGRGYPSSDRQSSHSSGRGRGVSRRSEYRVLVTGLPSSASWQDLKDHMRRAGDVCFSQVFRDGSGIVDYTNYEDMKHAIKKLDDTEFRNAFSRAYVRVKEYDSKRDFSRSPSRGRSRSRGRSESRSYSRGRSSSRSRSRSKSPKTKSSRRSPVRSRSRSASRSRSGSKPRSLSRSHSRSRSPPPSQQQRQKRTSPSPKKRSMSRSPSGSRSRSKSLSR